The following proteins are encoded in a genomic region of Lactiplantibacillus plantarum:
- a CDS encoding GNAT family N-acetyltransferase, whose protein sequence is MSQFEKYHPILTPHYTFDWLTKVRVIDVFNLYQTSNATATMETTAAQINHTMREIFHDHQLVWGVTDRDTNAFVGQVGFAPIDTAKHEATLSVDLTATYQQVTTLREILERLVAFGTVELKLNRLTLILPKHDDLMAQILAGLNFSTTDHLTFNYHQ, encoded by the coding sequence ATGTCACAATTTGAAAAGTATCATCCCATTCTAACGCCACACTATACGTTCGATTGGTTAACAAAGGTGCGCGTTATCGACGTTTTCAACTTATATCAGACCAGCAATGCGACAGCCACTATGGAAACAACCGCTGCACAAATTAACCACACCATGCGCGAGATTTTTCATGACCACCAGCTTGTTTGGGGCGTAACGGATCGAGACACGAATGCGTTCGTCGGTCAGGTCGGCTTTGCCCCAATCGATACGGCTAAGCATGAAGCAACTCTCAGTGTTGACCTGACTGCTACTTATCAGCAAGTAACTACGCTCAGGGAAATCTTAGAACGGTTGGTGGCATTTGGTACCGTTGAGTTAAAGTTGAACCGACTCACATTGATTTTACCAAAGCACGATGACCTAATGGCACAAATACTGGCTGGCCTTAACTTTAGTACCACCGACCACTTAACATTCAATTATCACCAATAA
- a CDS encoding FAD-dependent oxidoreductase, producing MKVIVIGCTHAGTAAVNQILASNPDTEVTIYERNDNVSFLSCGIALYLGGQVADPQGLFYSSPEQLAKLGATVHMQHDVTDVNTDKHEITVTDLKTGESKTDHYDKLVVTTGSWPVIPPIDGIDSPNVYLCKNWTHAQNLWEAAKPAKRVIVIGGGYIGTELVEAYQKQGKEVTLIDGLPRILNKYLDKEFTDRVEQDFVDHGIKMALNQMVQGFSDDGKEVTVKTDKGSYTADMAILCVGFRPNTGLLKGKVDMNANGSIKTNDYMQTSDPDIYGAGDSVAVHYNPTKKDAYIPLATNAVRQGTLVGLNIFKPTRKYMGTQSTSGLMLFGQTIVSSGMTLEHAQAENVPAAAVTFEDNYRPEFMPTTKPVLMQLVYNPETREILGAQFMSEHDVSQSANVISVMIQNHNTIDDLGFVDMFFQPIYDRPFNYLNLLGQAAIAHAAEAVTE from the coding sequence ATGAAAGTTATTGTAATTGGTTGTACCCATGCCGGCACTGCTGCCGTTAATCAGATTTTAGCATCAAATCCAGATACTGAAGTGACGATTTATGAAAGAAATGACAATGTCTCGTTCCTATCCTGTGGGATCGCACTTTACCTTGGCGGCCAAGTTGCTGATCCTCAAGGCCTATTTTATTCCAGTCCTGAACAGTTAGCTAAGTTAGGCGCAACTGTTCATATGCAACATGATGTGACGGATGTGAATACTGACAAACATGAAATTACGGTTACTGACTTAAAGACTGGTGAATCTAAGACTGATCACTATGACAAGTTAGTTGTCACTACTGGTTCATGGCCTGTTATTCCACCAATTGACGGCATCGATAGTCCCAATGTCTACTTATGCAAGAACTGGACGCACGCTCAGAATTTATGGGAAGCAGCCAAACCAGCTAAGCGGGTCATTGTGATCGGTGGCGGTTATATCGGTACTGAATTAGTTGAAGCTTACCAGAAGCAAGGTAAGGAAGTCACACTAATTGATGGTTTACCACGGATTTTAAATAAATACTTAGACAAAGAATTCACTGACCGGGTTGAACAAGACTTTGTTGATCACGGTATCAAGATGGCTTTGAATCAAATGGTGCAAGGCTTCAGTGATGATGGTAAAGAAGTTACGGTCAAGACTGACAAGGGCAGCTACACAGCCGACATGGCGATTCTTTGTGTTGGCTTCCGGCCAAATACCGGCTTACTCAAGGGCAAGGTCGATATGAACGCTAATGGCTCGATCAAGACCAATGACTACATGCAAACTTCTGATCCAGACATTTACGGGGCTGGTGACTCGGTTGCTGTTCACTATAACCCAACTAAGAAAGATGCTTATATCCCATTAGCAACGAATGCGGTTCGCCAAGGAACCTTAGTTGGTTTGAACATCTTCAAGCCAACGCGGAAGTACATGGGGACACAATCAACTTCTGGGTTAATGTTGTTCGGCCAAACCATCGTTTCATCTGGGATGACCCTAGAACATGCACAGGCCGAAAATGTTCCGGCAGCCGCTGTCACTTTTGAAGACAACTACCGGCCAGAATTTATGCCAACCACTAAGCCTGTTTTAATGCAATTGGTTTACAATCCTGAAACTCGCGAAATCCTAGGTGCACAATTCATGAGTGAACATGATGTTTCGCAATCAGCCAATGTGATTTCAGTGATGATTCAAAATCACAATACCATTGACGACTTAGGGTTCGTAGATATGTTCTTCCAACCAATTTACGACCGGCCATTTAACTATTTGAACTTACTTGGTCAAGCAGCGATTGCCCATGCGGCCGAAGCTGTCACTGAATAA
- a CDS encoding metal-sensitive transcriptional regulator, producing the protein MATTEEYVTSKQIKTRLKRSAGQLDGVLRMMDENRPCEDVLVQLSAVKSSIDKAMKLVIARNINNCVDAMTTADVQNLEHSLDLLLKTK; encoded by the coding sequence ATGGCAACTACTGAAGAATATGTCACTAGCAAGCAGATCAAGACCCGACTGAAACGCTCGGCTGGTCAGCTGGACGGCGTTTTACGTATGATGGACGAAAATCGTCCTTGCGAAGATGTCTTGGTTCAACTTTCAGCAGTGAAATCAAGTATCGACAAGGCCATGAAACTCGTCATCGCCCGTAATATTAATAATTGTGTAGATGCGATGACCACGGCTGATGTTCAGAATCTTGAACACTCATTGGATCTACTGCTAAAAACCAAATAA
- a CDS encoding M13 family metallopeptidase, with protein sequence MATINQAAVKQDLYDAVNGEWLKTAVIPDDHSSTGGFMDLVDAIEKTLMHDFDAMAAGTVTPDDPQLTEFIKFYRLAKDFDQRNANGAEPILPCLKQIDSLSDFADLQQRMPDWIYDGLPLPFSLDVDADMKNTKVNALFAQAPGTILPDKTYYDEGNQAGPKLLAIYAKMMTELLQKTGYEKDEAQKIVDDTLQFDRLIVPWIKSAEESADYSKMYNPRKFNDFVNTSRYLDLAAITYSVIDGNPDLVILPEPAFFDHFNEVVNPDNFGLMKNWMKAKLVQRYSGYLSDEMRVLATTYSRALSGQKEPRNQAKSAYYLATGTFDQVVGLYYGHKYFGEAAKADVHQMVEKMIAVYKRRLQANTWLSADTRAKAVTKLDKLGIQVGYPDKLETIYTKFKTHTPEQGGNVLSNVLHFNRLARQDMFSKWGKATDRTRWEMSADTVNAYYHPFMNIIVFPAAILQAPFYSLEQSSSANYGGIGAVIAHEISHAFDNNGALFDEFGNLHNWWTEEDSAHFKELAKSMISEFDGLDFAGAKVNGTLTVSENIADAGGLSCAEEAAKGEDDVDLSAFFTNWAMVWRMKATTEYMQLLLSIDVHAPAKLRANVQPKNLDDFYTTFDIQPDDAMYLAPDKRVKIW encoded by the coding sequence ATGGCAACCATTAATCAAGCAGCAGTAAAACAAGATCTCTACGATGCCGTCAACGGCGAGTGGCTCAAAACCGCCGTCATTCCGGATGACCATTCTTCAACCGGGGGCTTTATGGACTTAGTTGATGCCATTGAAAAAACGTTAATGCATGACTTTGATGCAATGGCGGCGGGAACAGTTACCCCCGACGATCCTCAGCTAACCGAATTCATTAAGTTTTACCGCTTAGCTAAAGATTTCGACCAACGCAATGCCAATGGTGCGGAACCAATTCTGCCGTGTCTCAAGCAAATTGATAGTTTAAGCGACTTTGCTGACTTACAACAACGGATGCCCGATTGGATCTACGACGGCCTCCCATTACCATTCAGCTTGGATGTCGACGCTGATATGAAAAATACCAAGGTCAACGCCTTATTTGCCCAAGCACCTGGGACTATCTTGCCAGACAAGACATACTACGACGAAGGCAACCAGGCCGGCCCTAAGTTACTAGCAATTTACGCTAAAATGATGACCGAACTGTTGCAAAAAACTGGTTACGAAAAGGACGAAGCACAAAAAATCGTTGATGACACGCTGCAATTCGATCGTTTGATCGTTCCGTGGATCAAATCCGCTGAAGAGTCGGCTGATTACAGTAAGATGTATAATCCTCGCAAATTCAACGATTTTGTTAACACTAGTCGTTATTTAGACTTAGCCGCCATCACCTACTCCGTCATCGATGGTAATCCCGACCTCGTCATCTTGCCAGAACCCGCCTTCTTCGATCACTTTAACGAAGTAGTCAATCCTGATAACTTCGGTCTGATGAAGAACTGGATGAAAGCTAAACTCGTTCAACGGTACAGTGGTTACCTCAGTGATGAAATGCGGGTATTAGCCACGACTTATTCACGGGCATTGTCTGGTCAAAAAGAACCGCGGAACCAGGCTAAGAGTGCCTACTATCTAGCTACCGGAACTTTTGATCAAGTCGTTGGACTCTATTACGGCCACAAGTATTTTGGTGAAGCGGCCAAAGCGGACGTTCATCAGATGGTCGAAAAGATGATTGCCGTCTACAAACGCCGATTGCAAGCGAACACTTGGCTCAGTGCAGATACGCGTGCTAAAGCCGTGACCAAGCTTGATAAACTCGGCATTCAAGTCGGTTACCCTGATAAACTAGAAACGATTTACACGAAATTCAAGACGCACACGCCCGAACAAGGTGGCAACGTATTGAGCAATGTCCTCCACTTTAACCGTTTGGCACGCCAAGACATGTTCTCAAAGTGGGGCAAAGCCACTGATCGGACCCGCTGGGAAATGAGTGCGGACACCGTCAATGCTTACTACCACCCATTTATGAACATTATTGTCTTTCCAGCTGCTATCCTACAAGCACCTTTCTACAGCTTAGAACAATCTTCTAGCGCTAACTATGGTGGTATTGGTGCAGTTATTGCTCATGAAATCTCGCACGCTTTTGACAACAATGGTGCCCTATTTGATGAATTCGGTAACTTGCATAATTGGTGGACCGAGGAAGATTCTGCCCACTTCAAGGAACTTGCCAAGTCCATGATCAGTGAATTCGATGGCTTAGACTTTGCTGGTGCGAAAGTTAACGGGACGTTGACCGTATCCGAAAACATCGCCGATGCGGGAGGCTTAAGTTGCGCGGAAGAAGCTGCTAAGGGCGAAGATGACGTTGATTTGAGTGCGTTCTTCACTAACTGGGCCATGGTTTGGCGTATGAAGGCCACGACTGAATACATGCAACTCTTACTTTCAATCGACGTCCACGCTCCAGCTAAGCTCCGAGCAAACGTACAACCTAAGAACTTAGATGATTTCTACACAACCTTCGACATTCAACCCGACGATGCCATGTATTTGGCACCAGATAAGCGGGTCAAAATCTGGTAA
- a CDS encoding MIP/aquaporin family protein, whose amino-acid sequence MTGSWEARYAAEFFGTLILVLLGNGAVANAFLKNTTGNDDPGLANGGWLLVASGYGLGVMLPAMMFGSISGNHLNPAITIGQAVIGIFPWAHVAPYLIWQFLGAIAGQCLILALYWPHYRQTTDNEAVLGTFATSDHANSQLNGFVTEMVGTAVLIFGAMGLYRGMFFHQNIDIANIGVGLLIAAMVISLGGPTGPALNPARDLGPRLVHALFPVPNKGSSHWEYSWVPVVAPIVGAVIGIWIYKIFFGL is encoded by the coding sequence ATGACAGGTTCATGGGAAGCACGCTACGCCGCTGAATTTTTTGGCACGCTGATCCTAGTACTACTAGGTAATGGTGCTGTCGCTAACGCATTCCTGAAGAACACGACTGGTAACGATGATCCAGGACTCGCCAATGGAGGATGGCTCCTGGTTGCATCGGGATATGGACTGGGGGTCATGCTCCCAGCCATGATGTTTGGCTCGATTTCTGGTAACCATTTAAACCCCGCGATTACGATTGGGCAAGCCGTGATTGGAATCTTTCCCTGGGCGCACGTTGCGCCTTACTTAATCTGGCAATTTCTAGGAGCAATTGCAGGCCAATGCTTGATTTTGGCACTGTACTGGCCCCATTATCGGCAAACGACTGATAATGAGGCGGTCTTAGGGACGTTTGCAACTAGTGATCATGCGAACAGTCAGTTAAACGGTTTTGTTACGGAAATGGTAGGAACCGCAGTCCTGATTTTTGGTGCCATGGGATTATATCGCGGGATGTTTTTTCATCAAAATATCGATATCGCCAATATTGGCGTTGGACTTTTGATTGCTGCCATGGTTATTTCGTTAGGCGGTCCAACCGGTCCGGCCCTAAATCCGGCCCGTGACTTGGGACCACGGCTAGTACACGCGTTATTCCCAGTACCGAACAAGGGTAGTTCTCACTGGGAATATAGTTGGGTTCCCGTGGTTGCCCCAATTGTTGGTGCCGTTATTGGAATTTGGATTTATAAGATCTTTTTTGGTTTATAA
- a CDS encoding Crp/Fnr family transcriptional regulator, with protein sequence MAEHECVQLVPIFSELGSEQLDTIESIVRHHHYPAGSTLFGADDPLDSLMIVANGQVKVYQLAANGREQLLYLLQTGDIDGEAALFENQRRTSFGEALVPTDVCSIRRSDFQDLMQKYPSISINVLNVFGKRLSQLERQTTSTATESVEARLANYITETAAALKTDTFKLPLKKKDLATFLGTTPESISRKLALFERQGLITQKPGKIIEINDADQLLLTE encoded by the coding sequence ATGGCAGAACATGAATGTGTGCAGTTAGTCCCAATTTTTAGCGAACTCGGTAGTGAACAATTAGACACTATCGAATCGATCGTTCGTCACCACCACTATCCAGCCGGCAGCACTTTATTTGGTGCTGACGATCCACTGGATTCACTGATGATTGTTGCCAATGGGCAGGTTAAAGTCTATCAGCTAGCTGCCAATGGTCGCGAGCAGTTACTATATCTATTACAAACTGGTGATATCGATGGCGAAGCTGCCTTATTTGAAAATCAACGGCGAACCTCATTCGGTGAAGCCTTAGTACCGACGGATGTTTGCAGTATTCGCCGTTCAGACTTTCAAGACTTGATGCAAAAATATCCCAGTATCAGCATCAACGTCTTAAACGTCTTTGGCAAACGTCTCAGTCAACTGGAGCGTCAAACAACCAGCACGGCCACTGAATCCGTCGAAGCCCGTTTAGCGAACTATATCACTGAAACAGCGGCAGCGCTCAAAACCGACACGTTTAAACTACCATTAAAGAAAAAGGACCTGGCGACGTTCCTCGGCACCACCCCTGAAAGCATCAGCCGTAAGCTCGCCTTATTCGAGCGTCAAGGCCTAATTACGCAAAAGCCTGGCAAGATCATCGAAATTAACGATGCCGACCAGCTATTATTAACTGAATAA
- a CDS encoding DUF916 and DUF3324 domain-containing protein, which produces MKKIFWQLIAVVSIVMAGLTMTARADDLNYTVQADLPDNQINQKVSYFDLKVTPGQTQNLTLTIKNSDSKEHRYTVSPNLAVTNNNGIIDYSQAKAKADDSLKFNIKTALSKSQVVTVPAKSSKKVTIKLTVPEKKFAGVALGGINIIQELSTKAKQSSSGMAINNQYAYVIGLQLRESDPSGIKPVMKLHAVKAKQRNYRNYVTANLQNNQPVIMHGLKIKSYVTKAGSSKKLLTTTKENMSMAPNSNFDFAVGDGTQQLKAGKYTLHLTATADKGKWQFTKNFTITDKEAQTLNDTAVTEKQSNYFWWFVALGALIVVLLGAIIWLLLKNRRRQD; this is translated from the coding sequence ATGAAAAAAATATTTTGGCAGTTAATTGCCGTTGTGAGCATCGTTATGGCAGGTTTGACAATGACTGCTAGAGCGGATGACCTCAATTACACGGTCCAGGCTGATTTGCCTGATAACCAAATTAATCAAAAAGTGTCCTATTTTGACTTGAAGGTCACACCAGGTCAAACGCAAAATCTCACTTTAACCATTAAAAATAGTGATAGTAAAGAACATCGATACACGGTATCACCTAATCTGGCGGTTACAAATAATAACGGTATCATCGATTACAGCCAAGCAAAGGCTAAGGCCGATGACTCCTTGAAGTTTAACATCAAGACAGCACTTTCAAAGTCACAGGTCGTGACCGTTCCCGCTAAGTCAAGCAAAAAAGTCACTATTAAATTGACGGTACCCGAGAAAAAGTTTGCGGGCGTGGCGCTGGGTGGAATCAATATCATCCAGGAACTCAGTACCAAGGCGAAACAATCTAGTAGTGGCATGGCCATCAATAATCAATATGCGTACGTGATTGGCTTGCAGTTACGTGAATCTGATCCAAGCGGGATCAAACCTGTGATGAAGTTGCACGCGGTAAAAGCCAAGCAACGTAACTATCGTAATTACGTTACGGCTAATCTGCAAAACAACCAGCCCGTTATTATGCATGGCTTAAAGATCAAAAGCTACGTGACTAAAGCTGGTTCGTCTAAAAAATTATTGACGACGACTAAGGAAAACATGTCAATGGCGCCGAATAGTAATTTTGACTTTGCAGTTGGTGACGGGACGCAACAATTGAAGGCGGGCAAGTACACTTTACATTTAACGGCAACGGCTGATAAGGGTAAGTGGCAATTTACAAAGAACTTTACCATTACTGATAAAGAAGCTCAGACTTTAAATGATACAGCTGTTACAGAAAAACAATCGAACTATTTCTGGTGGTTTGTTGCGTTGGGCGCACTGATTGTTGTCCTATTAGGCGCAATTATCTGGCTACTATTGAAAAACCGCCGTCGTCAGGACTAA
- a CDS encoding thioredoxin family protein, protein MIKEIHDQDFAKETDTGIAVIDFRADWCPPCRMMDPILKSLSEDPAYKDQVNFVSLNIDHDQATASQFQVQGIPTFLIKKDGQVVSHMVGARPKPDFEAELKKALA, encoded by the coding sequence ATGATTAAAGAAATACATGATCAAGATTTTGCCAAAGAAACAGATACTGGTATCGCCGTTATTGATTTTCGCGCAGACTGGTGCCCACCATGTCGCATGATGGACCCAATTCTTAAGTCCCTTTCTGAAGACCCAGCTTACAAGGATCAGGTCAACTTCGTTTCATTGAACATTGACCATGACCAAGCTACGGCCAGTCAATTCCAAGTTCAAGGAATTCCAACCTTCCTGATTAAGAAAGATGGCCAAGTCGTCAGTCACATGGTCGGAGCACGTCCTAAGCCTGATTTTGAAGCCGAACTCAAAAAAGCACTTGCCTAA
- a CDS encoding lectin-like domain-containing protein, producing the protein MWKGPKQILVALTALMGLWAGTAQIQAADEATLATAPSGLNQLDKLFTLPAAFSSGISNSANIGNVTNASSPNTQAVQVINGKKQVGGFWSNDANRLDLNKDATFKMWVYLGTSTSTSKAGDGMAFVLQNDPNGTAASAQVSSSSIIGETLGVWGVDTDNKLKDGEEFAKTAIQNSWALEFDTYTNTSTSYSNAGKGDSFDDGIKKQHIATGYPGLASQYENQSVRSLDVTGIIWSTRYYFTQKHTNLVTNMSLGDSKWHHLVMDWHAATKTMTYTYNDINPDGSATGSGFTQSEVLDTSQFNSSDGLVRWGFMGATGSNSGNNMVVIESAPNLVDVQAAVKVTDKTKNREIKTGGQLKAQHKVQYDYQLTYQGGQIDWDNITAELNLPQHITFDSAKVTYADGSEQTLTAPTSSDTKVDYTLDKAVSASQPTATITLNGTAENVVVNEQTTATTATFKNKVFETTTEAPDYMITVDQPLYLKIRNSPYTVANGEDVIIRGIVAAEDSEQLTNGQVTLHPTLNGKEMPTVQMSDDDEQGYFYYKVKAEDLHVGDDNEIELWASDRYENVSPVDKAQIIVTAGELGFKTVAKSSTFKTITLDGSAQTTDREDDWQLVVRDSRGKGSSWQLQASATNFKTTGGQNLAGDVIFRDGEQTTTLNSAGTVIDSHTATSDNDDYDVLADWTNKSGILYQSNAGATPGSYTGDITWTLTDAPK; encoded by the coding sequence ATGTGGAAGGGACCGAAACAAATACTAGTTGCATTAACTGCATTAATGGGATTATGGGCCGGGACCGCCCAAATTCAGGCTGCTGACGAAGCGACGTTGGCAACGGCACCGTCTGGCCTGAATCAGTTGGATAAACTCTTTACGCTACCAGCGGCATTCAGTAGTGGCATTAGTAATAGTGCGAATATTGGGAATGTGACCAATGCAAGCTCGCCAAATACGCAGGCCGTTCAGGTTATTAACGGCAAGAAGCAAGTGGGTGGCTTTTGGTCGAACGACGCCAATCGCCTAGATTTAAATAAAGATGCTACGTTTAAAATGTGGGTGTATTTGGGAACATCCACGAGTACTAGTAAGGCCGGCGATGGGATGGCTTTTGTCTTACAAAATGATCCAAATGGTACTGCCGCATCCGCACAAGTCAGTTCGTCCAGCATTATTGGTGAGACACTCGGTGTTTGGGGTGTTGATACGGATAATAAATTGAAGGACGGCGAAGAATTTGCGAAAACGGCCATCCAAAATAGTTGGGCCTTAGAGTTTGATACCTATACCAATACTTCAACTAGCTATAGTAATGCTGGTAAGGGTGATTCGTTTGATGATGGTATTAAGAAACAACACATTGCGACCGGGTATCCTGGGCTGGCTAGTCAGTATGAAAATCAGTCTGTCAGGAGTTTAGACGTTACCGGGATAATTTGGTCAACCCGGTACTACTTTACGCAAAAACATACCAACCTAGTGACGAATATGTCATTAGGAGATAGCAAGTGGCACCACCTGGTGATGGACTGGCATGCGGCGACTAAAACGATGACGTACACTTATAATGACATCAATCCAGATGGGTCGGCGACGGGTAGCGGCTTTACTCAGAGTGAAGTGTTAGATACTAGCCAATTCAACAGTAGTGATGGCCTGGTTCGCTGGGGATTCATGGGGGCGACTGGTAGTAATTCTGGTAATAACATGGTCGTGATTGAAAGCGCGCCGAATTTAGTTGACGTACAGGCGGCGGTTAAGGTTACGGATAAGACCAAGAATCGTGAAATCAAGACAGGCGGCCAGCTCAAAGCTCAGCATAAAGTTCAGTACGACTATCAATTGACTTACCAAGGTGGTCAAATTGACTGGGATAACATTACGGCTGAACTCAATCTACCACAGCATATTACGTTTGACAGTGCCAAGGTAACGTATGCGGATGGTAGTGAGCAGACTTTGACGGCGCCAACGAGTAGTGATACTAAAGTTGACTATACTCTAGATAAAGCAGTATCGGCTAGTCAACCGACCGCGACGATCACGCTCAATGGGACGGCCGAGAATGTCGTTGTCAATGAACAGACAACTGCAACGACGGCGACATTTAAAAATAAGGTGTTTGAAACAACGACGGAAGCACCGGATTACATGATTACAGTCGATCAGCCGCTATACCTTAAAATTCGTAATAGTCCGTATACTGTCGCCAATGGGGAAGACGTGATCATCAGAGGGATTGTTGCAGCCGAGGATTCGGAACAATTAACTAACGGTCAAGTGACACTACACCCAACGCTTAATGGCAAGGAAATGCCAACGGTTCAAATGTCGGATGATGACGAACAAGGTTACTTCTACTACAAGGTCAAAGCAGAGGATTTACACGTCGGTGATGATAATGAGATTGAACTATGGGCATCTGACCGTTACGAGAACGTCTCACCAGTTGATAAAGCGCAGATTATTGTTACTGCAGGTGAACTTGGTTTTAAGACGGTTGCCAAAAGCAGCACGTTTAAAACCATTACTTTAGATGGTTCGGCTCAAACGACAGACCGGGAAGACGATTGGCAACTAGTTGTACGGGATAGTCGTGGTAAGGGCTCTAGTTGGCAACTACAAGCTAGTGCGACTAATTTTAAAACAACCGGTGGTCAGAATTTGGCGGGCGACGTGATTTTCCGCGACGGCGAGCAGACGACCACGCTGAATTCTGCGGGTACGGTGATTGACAGTCACACGGCTACTAGTGATAACGATGATTATGATGTCTTGGCAGACTGGACGAATAAGTCAGGCATTTTATATCAAAGCAATGCGGGAGCTACTCCGGGTTCTTACACGGGGGATATTACGTGGACGTTAACAGATGCACCTAAGTAA
- a CDS encoding Dps family protein yields MSELTIDEQYAAELKQSDIDHHVPTAGAMTNHILSNLMVAYVKLTQVKWYVKGPQSLALRTAYQRLLDQNVRQFAELGELLLDENQKPSSTTAELTKYSMLEENGAFKYQSADELVAATIKDFDTENLFVDRAIKLAEKETRPALAAWLVAYRGSNNRNIRELQVYLGNDARTGLDEEDEDDD; encoded by the coding sequence ATGAGTGAACTAACGATCGACGAACAATACGCAGCGGAATTAAAACAGAGTGACATTGATCATCATGTCCCAACAGCGGGCGCAATGACGAATCACATTTTATCTAACTTAATGGTTGCTTACGTTAAGTTGACCCAAGTGAAGTGGTACGTTAAAGGACCACAATCATTGGCATTGCGGACAGCATATCAACGTTTGTTAGATCAGAATGTCCGTCAGTTTGCTGAATTAGGCGAGTTACTCCTAGATGAAAACCAAAAGCCATCTTCCACAACGGCTGAATTAACCAAGTATTCTATGTTGGAAGAAAATGGGGCTTTCAAGTATCAATCTGCTGATGAACTCGTGGCCGCAACAATCAAGGATTTTGATACGGAAAACCTATTCGTTGACCGGGCTATCAAGCTTGCTGAAAAAGAAACCCGGCCGGCACTGGCAGCTTGGTTAGTTGCTTATCGTGGCAGTAACAATCGCAATATTCGGGAATTACAAGTTTATCTTGGTAACGATGCTCGAACTGGTTTGGATGAAGAAGATGAGGATGACGATTAG
- a CDS encoding heavy-metal-associated domain-containing protein, producing MMKIIMQLGTLTCPSCMTKIEKAVANHDGVENVKVLFNASKVKANFDPEVTNADDLAQVVTGLGYEVENVKVK from the coding sequence ATTATGAAAATTATTATGCAATTAGGAACGTTGACTTGCCCATCATGCATGACTAAGATCGAAAAGGCCGTTGCTAACCATGACGGCGTTGAGAATGTTAAGGTGCTATTCAATGCCAGCAAGGTCAAGGCTAACTTTGATCCTGAAGTGACGAATGCCGATGATTTGGCACAAGTTGTTACCGGACTTGGTTACGAAGTTGAAAACGTCAAGGTTAAGTAG